The sequence AATGGATTTTGATAGAATTTGAAGTGTAAAGAAGTAATTACCATCGTCATGGTTCTCACCCGCGTCGTTTTAATCTACGAAAACAGAAAAATTCGTCTAACAGATTCGTTGGAAGGTATAAATGAAAAAACAAGCTCAGATTATCTACATTTCTCACGGCGGCGGTCCGCTCCCCCTGCTGAATGATCCCGGTCACCAGGCGATGGTGGATTTCATGACCGCTCTTCCCACCAAACTAACCCGTCCCGATGCGATTCTCGTTATTAGCGCCCATTGGGAAGAAAGTACAGCTGCATTGTTGGGGGCGTCGATGCCCCCCATGCTCTACGATTACTTTGGCTTTCCTGAAAAAGCGTATCAAGTCACCTATCCTGCTCCGGGAAGCCCCGAATTGGCCCATCAGGTTGCGAACCTGCTTGAAGAAAATGGTATTGCCGCGTATGTGGATCTTCAGCGCGGGTTTGACCATGGCGCGTTCATCCCTCTCAAACTTATCTATCCGAACGCGGATATCCCCTCGATCCAGCTCTCCCTTTTGCGCGGTCTGGAACCCGCTGCCCATATCGCACTGGGGAATGCACTCAGGGAATTGAATTCCAGGAACATCCTCGTGATCGGCTCCGGATTTTCTTTTCACAACCTGAACGCTTTTTTCAATCAGGAGCCAGACAAGCCAAATCCTTCTAACGATGCTTTTCAGGATTGGCTCATCGAAACTTGCACTACCCCGTTGTCTCAATTTGAACGTGAACAAAGGTTAATCACATGGGAACAGGCGCCCTTCGCCCGCTACTGTCACCCGCGGGAAGAACATCTCCTGCCGTTGCATGTTTGTCTTGGGATGGCGAATTCTCCGGCATCCCTGCTGTTTGACGACCATATCATGAATACGCGCTGTGTCGCTTTTCTATGGAATCGGGTGGATCAGTAAATAGTATGCAAAACTGCCTCTTGCATTCAAATGGCTTTTTTTTAAAAAAAGGTGTGCATGAACACAATTGACAATATCCTCGCCCAGCTGCATACACTGGCGGACAAAGACAAACTATCCGGCATCGCTCATTTTGGGATCGTCACCACTGGGCGCCTCGGCATCACCATGCCCGACCTGCGCCGCATTGCTAAATCCGTTGGCGTGGACCACCCGCTGGCACTCCAATTGTGGGCTGCCGCTATCCCTGAAGCGCGCCTGCTCGCAGCGATGGTTGCCGACCCACTTGCCATCACATCCTCCCAGATGGACCTCTGGGTTGCGGATTTCAACGCCTGGGATGTGTGCGATACCGCCTGTTGCAGCCTCTTCGATAGATCGCCTCTTGCATGGGACAAGGTCGCGCTGTGGGCTGCCGGGGAGCCAGAGTACACCCGCCGTGCCGCCTATGCCCTGCTGGCTGGTTTAGCCTGGCATGACAAGAAAGCCCCGGATGAAAAATTCATCGCTGCCTTTCCCACCATCCTCTCCAACGTGACCGACCCGCGCAACTTCGTCAAAAAAGCCGTCAATTGGGCTCTCCGCAAT comes from Chloroflexota bacterium and encodes:
- a CDS encoding dioxygenase, whose product is MKKQAQIIYISHGGGPLPLLNDPGHQAMVDFMTALPTKLTRPDAILVISAHWEESTAALLGASMPPMLYDYFGFPEKAYQVTYPAPGSPELAHQVANLLEENGIAAYVDLQRGFDHGAFIPLKLIYPNADIPSIQLSLLRGLEPAAHIALGNALRELNSRNILVIGSGFSFHNLNAFFNQEPDKPNPSNDAFQDWLIETCTTPLSQFEREQRLITWEQAPFARYCHPREEHLLPLHVCLGMANSPASLLFDDHIMNTRCVAFLWNRVDQ
- a CDS encoding DNA alkylation repair protein, whose amino-acid sequence is MNTIDNILAQLHTLADKDKLSGIAHFGIVTTGRLGITMPDLRRIAKSVGVDHPLALQLWAAAIPEARLLAAMVADPLAITSSQMDLWVADFNAWDVCDTACCSLFDRSPLAWDKVALWAAGEPEYTRRAAYALLAGLAWHDKKAPDEKFIAAFPTILSNVTDPRNFVKKAVNWALRNIGKRNLALNAAAVDLSNRILTIDDRTARWIARDALRELTSEKILARLHKKEELQGYS